A portion of the Candidatus Pristimantibacillus lignocellulolyticus genome contains these proteins:
- a CDS encoding YraN family protein: MTLNRKQLGAEGEERASLYLQEQGYIIVQRNWRCSSGEIDIIASKDNQLVFVEVRTRTVYAQGAGVNRYGSVLEAITPRKQMQLRRLAEIYLYQSKLRNISLSFDVVLVERSGEHYTLNHIKHAF; the protein is encoded by the coding sequence ATGACCCTGAATCGAAAGCAGCTAGGTGCGGAAGGTGAAGAGCGAGCAAGTTTGTATTTGCAAGAGCAAGGCTACATCATCGTTCAGCGCAACTGGCGCTGTAGTTCAGGCGAGATAGATATTATAGCAAGTAAAGATAATCAGCTTGTGTTCGTTGAAGTGAGAACTAGAACCGTGTATGCTCAAGGGGCAGGAGTGAATCGTTATGGTTCAGTGCTAGAAGCGATCACTCCCCGTAAGCAGATGCAGTTGCGTCGTCTGGCTGAGATCTATCTCTATCAATCGAAGCTACGAAACATTTCGCTCAGCTTTGATGTTGTGTTAGTAGAGCGAAGCGGGGAACATTATACATTGAATCATATTAAACATGCGTTTTGA
- a CDS encoding EscU/YscU/HrcU family type III secretion system export apparatus switch protein, whose protein sequence is MNEQPPVTKMRKAVAMKYDPMNTTAPTLIAKGQGELAERILAKAKENGVPIQEDQSLVEVLSKLDIDQEIPPELFAVVAEILSFVYRADRNARDWPL, encoded by the coding sequence ATGAATGAACAACCACCAGTTACAAAAATGCGTAAAGCAGTAGCGATGAAATATGATCCGATGAATACTACTGCACCTACACTTATCGCCAAAGGGCAAGGTGAACTTGCTGAACGGATACTAGCTAAAGCAAAAGAAAATGGAGTGCCGATCCAGGAAGATCAATCGCTAGTAGAAGTATTATCTAAATTAGATATCGATCAGGAAATCCCACCAGAATTGTTTGCTGTAGTTGCAGAAATATTGAGCTTTGTATACAGAGCGGATCGGAATGCGAGGGATTGGCCACTATGA